The following proteins are co-located in the Candidatus Auribacterota bacterium genome:
- the gmhB gene encoding D-glycero-beta-D-manno-heptose 1,7-bisphosphate 7-phosphatase: MKRKAIFLDRDGTINVDPGYLGDPEKFHFLPGVINALKRLREAGYLIFVVSNQSGIARGFFRDEDLKKIHDKMAAALRGEGIVLDGIYYCPHHPAEQCSCRKPSPKMVLEASRSYGIELRESFFIGDRVSDIETGKNAGCRTILVLTGAGEETLRELPVSPQPDHVARDLSGAVSWILGRPKKKKNNNRGLR; this comes from the coding sequence TTGAAGCGGAAGGCGATTTTCCTGGACAGGGATGGGACGATCAATGTTGATCCGGGGTATCTCGGGGATCCTGAGAAGTTTCACTTTCTCCCCGGCGTGATCAACGCGCTCAAGCGCCTGCGCGAAGCGGGATACCTCATATTTGTCGTCAGCAATCAATCGGGGATCGCGAGAGGCTTTTTCAGGGACGAAGACCTCAAGAAAATCCATGACAAGATGGCGGCCGCGCTGCGCGGGGAGGGAATCGTGCTGGATGGCATATACTACTGCCCCCATCACCCCGCTGAGCAGTGTTCCTGTCGCAAGCCTTCGCCCAAGATGGTGCTCGAGGCCTCGCGCAGTTATGGCATTGAGCTACGGGAATCATTCTTTATCGGGGACCGCGTCTCCGACATAGAGACGGGTAAAAACGCGGGCTGCCGCACCATCCTCGTCCTTACCGGTGCGGGGGAGGAAACCCTGAGGGAGCTCCCGGTATCACCGCAGCCCGACCACGTCGCCAGGGACCTTTCCGGGGCGGTCTCATGGATTCTGGGCAGGCCGAAGAAAAAGAAAAATAACAACCGCGGATTACGCTGA